The Candidatus Polarisedimenticolia bacterium genome window below encodes:
- a CDS encoding glycosyltransferase family 2 protein, translating into MTRPAASRVALLIPAYNEEAALPLVLRAIPDGIVDEVVVVDNGSTDGTARVAREHGARVVPEPRRGYGAACLAGLSHLMRDPPDIVVFMDADFSDRPEEMPRLLAALRESECDLVIGSRTLGKAEPGALLPQARFGNRLATLLLRVLFGARYTDLGPFRAARFDRLVALGMTDRDYGWTVEMQARAALEGWKTAEVSVSYRRRVGTSKITGTFRGSWRAGTKILTTLLRLRLMGNGSGPRRNP; encoded by the coding sequence TCATTCCCGCGTACAACGAGGAGGCCGCCCTGCCCCTCGTCTTGCGCGCCATCCCGGACGGAATCGTCGACGAGGTCGTCGTTGTCGACAACGGTTCGACCGACGGGACGGCCCGCGTGGCCCGCGAGCACGGCGCGAGAGTGGTCCCGGAGCCGCGGCGCGGTTACGGAGCCGCCTGCCTCGCCGGGCTGAGCCACCTGATGAGGGATCCCCCGGACATCGTCGTGTTCATGGACGCCGACTTCAGCGATCGTCCCGAGGAGATGCCCCGCCTGCTGGCGGCGCTCCGGGAGTCGGAATGCGACCTGGTGATCGGCTCACGGACTCTGGGAAAAGCCGAGCCGGGAGCCCTCCTGCCCCAAGCCCGCTTCGGCAATCGTCTCGCCACGTTGCTGCTGCGCGTCCTGTTCGGCGCCCGGTACACCGATTTGGGCCCGTTTCGGGCGGCACGCTTCGATCGCCTCGTCGCCTTGGGGATGACCGATCGGGACTACGGATGGACGGTGGAGATGCAGGCGCGGGCGGCGCTGGAGGGCTGGAAGACGGCGGAGGTCTCCGTGAGCTATCGCCGGCGCGTCGGGACGTCGAAAATCACCGGGACCTTCCGGGGGAGCTGGCGGGCCGGAACCAAGATCCTGACGACCCTCTTGCGGCTTCGCTTGATGGGCAACGGCTCCGGGCCTCGTCGAAATCCCTGA
- a CDS encoding XdhC/CoxI family protein, translating to MSVEFLEKIARLLREGKRVAVATVVETSGSTPRKAGARLAVVSDGTLIDSVGGGALEAMIVEDARRFLDEGGTGVKEYSLREGDHAGSTGMVCGGRARVHFQVEVPPERLIIFGGGHVGAALARLSTGLGFDVTVVEDRPRFLENVAFAGPVRRWQAGPDFAGDLPPIDPSTYVAVVTRCHRTDLAALRRVAGSSPAYLGLIGSRRKIAVVMDRLREEGVPEEALGRIRAPIGLPIGACTPEEIAVSIAGEMIRVRRNFEPARPGREVIPISRPAERPRRRG from the coding sequence ATGAGCGTCGAGTTCCTCGAAAAGATCGCCAGGCTGCTGCGCGAGGGCAAGCGCGTCGCCGTCGCCACCGTCGTCGAGACGAGCGGCTCGACCCCCCGCAAGGCGGGGGCGCGCCTCGCGGTCGTCAGCGACGGGACCCTGATCGACTCGGTGGGGGGCGGCGCCCTGGAGGCGATGATCGTGGAGGACGCCCGCCGCTTCCTGGACGAAGGCGGAACGGGGGTGAAGGAGTATTCCCTTCGCGAGGGAGATCACGCCGGCTCGACCGGCATGGTGTGCGGCGGCCGCGCCCGGGTTCATTTTCAGGTCGAGGTTCCTCCAGAGCGCCTGATCATCTTCGGGGGAGGGCACGTGGGCGCGGCGCTCGCCCGATTGAGCACGGGTCTGGGATTCGACGTGACCGTGGTGGAGGACCGACCCCGATTTCTCGAGAACGTCGCCTTCGCGGGGCCGGTCCGTCGATGGCAGGCGGGCCCCGATTTCGCGGGGGATCTGCCGCCCATCGATCCCTCCACCTACGTCGCCGTCGTGACGCGCTGCCATCGAACCGACCTCGCGGCCCTGCGCCGCGTCGCGGGAAGCTCGCCGGCCTACCTGGGCCTGATCGGAAGCCGCCGCAAGATCGCCGTCGTGATGGATCGCCTGCGCGAAGAGGGAGTGCCCGAGGAGGCCCTGGGGAGGATCCGCGCCCCGATCGGCCTGCCGATCGGAGCCTGCACGCCCGAGGAGATCGCGGTGAGCATCGCCGGAGAGATGATTCGCGTCCGCCGCAACTTCGAGCCGGCGCGCCCTGGGCGGGAAGTGATCCCGATTTCCCGTCCCGCGGAGCGGCCTCGCCGCCGGGGCTGA
- a CDS encoding homocysteine S-methyltransferase family protein, with the protein MTRRELLDLAARRVLILDGGLATLLISLKVPGPGFCPEVFLLEAFEEVAAIHARYARAGADILLTNTFGGNRARLQASGLAGMLEEINRRGVEAARKAAGTRSLVAADMGPTGLYHQGKKRPASKKVEAIFHEQASALLAAKPDLFLLETFADPHEMELAIRAVRKESDLPVVAMMTYANGGKTALGFSATDCRDSSLDAGADIPGANCSSGAASVLEALRAMAAGYAGPLAAEPNAGLPRWRQEIRRYEEGPAVMARFAPRFVRAGARLIGGCCGTTPAHISSLRRALL; encoded by the coding sequence ATGACCCGGCGGGAACTCCTGGATCTTGCGGCGCGCAGGGTCCTGATTCTCGATGGCGGCCTGGCGACGCTCCTCATTTCCTTGAAGGTTCCGGGGCCCGGCTTCTGCCCGGAGGTGTTCCTTCTCGAGGCCTTCGAGGAAGTGGCGGCGATTCACGCGCGCTACGCGCGCGCGGGAGCGGACATTCTCCTGACCAACACCTTTGGAGGGAACCGGGCGCGTCTCCAGGCCTCCGGCCTGGCGGGAATGCTCGAGGAGATCAATCGTCGCGGGGTCGAGGCGGCTCGGAAGGCCGCGGGAACGCGCAGCCTGGTGGCGGCCGACATGGGTCCCACCGGCCTTTATCACCAGGGCAAGAAGCGTCCGGCCTCGAAGAAGGTCGAGGCGATCTTCCATGAGCAGGCCTCGGCGTTGCTGGCCGCGAAGCCCGATCTCTTCCTGCTCGAGACGTTCGCCGATCCCCATGAGATGGAATTGGCCATTCGGGCCGTACGGAAGGAGAGCGACCTGCCGGTCGTGGCGATGATGACCTACGCGAACGGAGGGAAGACGGCGCTCGGCTTCTCCGCCACCGACTGCCGCGACTCGTCCCTCGACGCCGGAGCCGACATTCCCGGCGCCAATTGCTCGAGCGGCGCCGCCTCGGTTCTCGAGGCCCTCCGGGCGATGGCGGCGGGTTACGCCGGTCCTCTCGCCGCCGAGCCCAACGCGGGTCTGCCGCGCTGGAGACAGGAGATCCGGCGCTACGAGGAAGGGCCGGCCGTGATGGCGCGCTTCGCGCCCCGGTTCGTGCGGGCCGGCGCGCGCCTGATCGGAGGGTGTTGCGGGACCACGCCGGCCCATATCTCGTCGTTGCGCCGGGCGCTGCTGTGA
- a CDS encoding HEAT repeat domain-containing protein, whose translation MSLARTRPSSRRVSPRLAALLGLLTLAAACAAEVDVEKLYTQSSSDDYEERLEATERLDQLVREKKTAPFAQGLRSKNAEFRVQSILKLMAIGDEASKQALVGELDLSRRFNVFYNPIRLLPVSTPADSRIMIARILRLNGGHPRAAQILSDTYGKEPDAAARTATLYALGALDDQKTVPTLLKALKDPDLGVVKAALEGLNQLGTPRVADTLIQGLSDPSEQVRANSASVLGGFSEKRTTEALIETVRRDSSEKVRLLALGSVPFAGGSETFQFILGVLRSPASSPEMKAKAAWGLRSLTNEDFGQDADRWARWHAAHRGKTGAP comes from the coding sequence GTGAGCCTGGCCCGGACGCGCCCCTCCAGCCGCCGGGTCAGCCCGCGGCTCGCCGCCCTCTTGGGCCTCCTGACGCTCGCGGCGGCGTGCGCCGCCGAAGTGGACGTGGAAAAGCTTTACACGCAGTCGAGCTCGGACGACTACGAGGAGCGCCTGGAGGCGACGGAGAGGCTGGATCAGCTCGTCCGGGAAAAAAAGACCGCGCCCTTCGCGCAGGGGCTGCGGAGCAAGAACGCCGAATTCCGGGTGCAGTCGATCCTGAAGCTGATGGCCATCGGGGACGAGGCGTCGAAGCAGGCGCTGGTCGGGGAGCTGGATCTGTCGCGCCGGTTCAACGTCTTCTACAATCCGATACGCCTCCTGCCCGTCTCGACGCCGGCCGACAGCCGGATCATGATCGCCCGAATCCTCCGCTTGAACGGCGGGCATCCTCGCGCGGCGCAGATCCTGTCGGACACCTACGGCAAGGAGCCGGATGCCGCCGCCCGCACCGCGACCCTCTACGCCCTCGGAGCGCTCGACGACCAGAAGACCGTTCCGACGCTCCTGAAGGCCCTGAAGGATCCCGACCTGGGAGTCGTGAAGGCGGCTCTGGAAGGACTGAACCAGCTCGGGACTCCGCGCGTCGCCGACACCCTCATTCAAGGCCTCTCCGACCCGAGCGAGCAAGTCCGCGCGAACAGCGCCTCGGTGCTCGGAGGTTTCTCGGAAAAAAGGACGACCGAGGCCTTGATCGAGACAGTGCGCCGGGATTCTTCCGAGAAGGTGCGTCTCCTCGCGCTGGGCTCCGTGCCTTTCGCCGGAGGATCGGAGACGTTTCAATTCATCCTCGGCGTTCTGCGAAGCCCCGCCTCCAGCCCCGAGATGAAGGCGAAGGCGGCCTGGGGCCTGCGCAGCCTCACCAACGAGGATTTCGGCCAGGACGCCGATCGCTGGGCCCGCTGGCACGCCGCCCACCGGGGAAAGACGGGAGCCCCGTGA